The segment GCCTGGTCAATCTTCATAATACCGTCCGAGAAATCTGTAGACAACAACAAAATTGCaataaatactactaataataatacattttatttataagcgCTTTTCAAGAATATCTGTACAGAGATACACACAAACATGATCAATATATACCCTTACTCTTATAAAGACATATTGGAGTAGTACTGTAGTACTAACACACTATTTTGGAGACTCTAGAAATGATGTAACTAATAGCCATAccagtggtttcacagaccctggttagcactaatcttggactacctcatGTTAAATTACACGGGCTAGTCAAGGAGTAGTAGTGCTACTTGGGCTAGCCACCGTTAACCTGTAAAAACTGAACTCTTGTTTTTATGAGAAAATTAAGTCATAAAAACGAAGCCTTCAGTTTTCATGACTTAATTATCTCTATTTTTGCAGCTTTCTGGTGTGGTCATGTAGCTTTTTTCTGATTTGGAGAAAAATACCAATCTTATAAAAGATATAACAGTtcatctgttcctttgttgtgtgtaaaaatatgtaCTTGATGAACATCAGCCATGTTGCTATCTGGCTTCCTGTCCTTTGCAGGTTCTTACCTGGgagacacagcagcagcagcactgtagtgaacacaataaaaactgCAGCCATCTTCTCAGgcctgtgctggagagagaggagcagcactGCAGCACTGCCCTGGAGTTCACTGCAAAGAGACAGCGGGCGTGACAtcacaggaagtgacatcacagcagCCGTGCCCTGGAGTTCACTGCAAAGAGACAGCGGGCGTGACAtcacaggaagtgacatcacaggaagtgacatcacagcagCCCTGCCCTGGGGTGCACTGCAAAGAGACAGCGGGCGTGACAtcacaggaagtgacatcacagcagCCCTGCCCTGGAGTTCACTGCAAAGAGACAGCGGGCGTGACAtcacaggaagtgacatcacagcagCCCTGCCCTTGAGTTCACTACAAAGAGACAGCGGGAGTGACAtcacaggaagtgacatcacagcagCCCTGCCCTGGGCTTCACTGCAAAGAGACAGCATGACATCACAGGATGTGACATCATAACAGAAATTATCAGCAATATCAATCAGTCAGtatttatttgatatagcgcGCTTCACAGAAAAGTGTCTCAAGGCCAAAACATTGGCTTTTTATCTCTTCCAATGAATGAAATCAACTATTTTTAACTcaaatgtgttgttgttgttttcttgaaATTTTGGACTTAGCAAGTGtaacaaaacattacatttattacaCAGTCAATATTCATACAGGCTATAACAGACCATAATACTATTCAATAgtgatacagtatattatattgttGTACCCCTGACTACAATTATTTTTGCATTGAATCACTACCATAgtaaaataaaaacgtgattatgttatacatttttaaactgtacaATGGTATAAACTCCCCATCTTCatggagtgccacaatcctgtaGGCTTGCATGTATCTCTAGGAGTTTTACTTGGCAACACTGCCATCTAGAGGGTGTCTGTTGAAACTGTAGCTTCTAGATAGTTCATTGTTTTTAaacgatttttattttttccttcatGTTTGTTTGACCAATAAATCTACTGCTGGGTAAAGAATTGATTCATGTATTAATAAATCTACTGCTGGGTAAAGAATTGATTCATGTATTAATAAATCTACTGCTGGGTAAAGAATCGATTCatgtattaataatgtattaaatgtttacttgtttgtaatgctttttatttaacaaaatagaaaGTTACAAAACAAGGGACACAAAAAAACTCAGATGCAGGAAAATGCAGATTCAAGAATACAAAAAAAGGGACGGAAACGTCCTTGtgccaataaaaaagaaaaaaaacctacatTGTGGGAAAACAATACAGAGATCATTGAGATTTTTAATTAAGCAAACAAATTATATAACGTAATTTGCTGATAAAATGTAGCATACGTTTGTCCACCCATCCATTCATTATTATAACCGTTTTAAGtataaattactttaaaagaaagtAGCCGAATATGTACAtcgataaatctttttttttttttttttttttaaaaaagctttcacTGAAGGTTTTATACCTCCCTATTTACACATGGATATTTACTCAATAGAATAATACAATATACAGTCAATAAAATATCGCTaatatacagggcagcagtgtggagttggaCTCCTGACCAGTGGGTTGGGGTTCAATCcacccaagtgggggacactgctgttgtacccttgagcaaggtactttactgcTCCAGTAATAAATGGATAATTctatgtaaataataacaatacttgcTAAgaaattactactaataatattacAATACCGTCATATGAGAAAATTACATTGCATAAGGGCATGCGTAAAAGGTAAAACTGAGCCTGTTGAATAAAATGAtcttgctttttttcactcttaACTAGACTGTTGAGgtaaaacaattttttaaattggaaatctatgataaaaactatttaaagcaTCACAGACGCTTATTTGATCAAGGGAACGTAGTCTGTGACTGTAGCTTTAAAAGATAACCGAAAGTTATTCACGCACTGGCAAAGCACACTTTCACTTTCATAATGACACTTCCTGTTTTTATTTCGacacaacaaactgaaacaaCCTGGGAAGCTGAAGATATATACCTGCGTTTAAATTGCCTAAAATAAGATGTCGGCTTCGTGTGAAACATTTCCGATGTTTTTGCTTGACGGTGGTATTCCTAAGGTTTCAGAAACAGATTCTGAAGATGACAGCGATTCAGCTTCTAACTCGGATACTGACTACGAATTCCCAGAACCAACAACGTTTCCAGTAAGTGAAATGTGTGGGTgtggaaacaaaacagaacaacatACTACAGGGGTTACAATATACTGATAGTGGCCTATATTCATCAAGGGTTTTACACCAATTCGCAATCACCGACACTTTTTCTAAActgaatacaataatacaatgtgAGTTAACATGACACGCCACAGCTCAGAGCAGCGTAGCTTCATTAAAGACGCTGTGTGCGAGTAAGTCATGTTTCATTCATTTTATGGCTTATATgcacatttattctttttttaaaataaagctccagggtcctgggttcgattccagcctcaggggtctgtctgtgtggagtttgcatgttctccccaatgtgttcacattgtgggttttctctgggtactccggtttcctcccagtccaaagacatgctgttcaggttgattggtcactctaaattgccctctgtgtgagtgtgtgagagtgtgtggtgtgtgtgtgtgagagtgtggtgtgtctgtgtgtgtgtgagtgagtggtgtgtgtgtgtgtgtgtgtgtgtgtgagagtgtgtggtgtgtgtcagtgtgtgtgtgtggtgtgtgtgtgtctgtgtgtgtgtgtatgtgtgtcagtgtggtgtgtgtgtgtgtgtgtgtgtgtgtgtgtgtgtgtgtgtgtgagagtgtgtggtgtgtgtcagtgtgtgtgtggtgtgtgtgtctgtgtgtgtgtgtatgtgtgtcagtgtgtgtggtgtgtgtgtgtgtatgtgtgtcagtgtgtgtgagtaagtgtgtgagtgtgtgtgtgtgtgtgtgtgtgatgccctgtgatggactggcgtcccgtccagggtgtagtctcgtcttgcaccctgtgtatgccgggttaggatccagctcactgcgaccctgtaaaggattaagcggttaatgataatggatggatataTAAAAACCAAAATCTGTGAAAATGGATATAGACCATTTTGGAATGAAGCTCTTCAGTTGTCCCCAGTCTCTCCCCACCTCAATTCATTTATGTTTTaccacatttaaaatcatgagtGAAGTTTGTAAAATAGAAAGTGAAAGCATTGTGATTTCACAGGGAGATTCACATCAGGGTTTATTGACTATCTGCGCTTGATTTCACTtggcttttctttctttttcagatcTCGGCCACAAGCTTTCCAGGACCAAGACGTGTAAAGGTCTGGATCTTTCTTTTACCACTACAATTACACAATATAACCATTTATATTCTGGACACAGATACAAGAGAAAACTTACTGGAAGGGACACAGCAACTGCTCCAATTGTCTTCAAACTGACTCTGGACTCTGTCAATTACTCCTAGTCCATACAGTAGCTTACATGAGGACATTCATTACAGCGGATggcatggtggtgtggtggttagcactgctggctcgcagctccagggtcctaggttcgattccggtctcaggggtctgtctgtgtggagtttgcatgttctccccaatgtgttcacattgtgagttttctctgggtactccggtttcctcccacagtccaaagacatgcgtTCAGGATGATCTTAAatttccctctgtgtgtgtgtgtgtgtgtgtgtagcaaaaCTGatgtcccgtccagggtgtagtcccgccttgcattgccctgtgtctgccgggttaggctccggctcactgcaGTGACCCTCTAAAGAATTAAGTGGTTATGATAATGAATGGATGGATAAACTTTCAACCCATTTTGATCAAAACTTCACATACATTAATTTGTTAACAAACTTAAACAGTATACCAACAACAAAGACAAATATATTTGGAGACACACAGTCAGAAGAGGtgtctgtctttcattttcatgctTTTTTTTGTAGTTGCATCTCAAGCTTTGAGCTACATCACTGCCCTTTCCTAATCTACCATATAAGCATTTACTCCCAAGGGATAGCATACTGTAAACCTTCACTTGTACATAGTTCCTGTGACTTTTGCAGTACAAATGCATCTCTCAGTCTGTGTCTATCAGACAGGTCCTGTTCTTTGTGGGCGTTTCTGCCATGACCTGTACTTCATCACTTCAGCCATCCATCATGACACACTTATTCCTTTAGAGGGTCGAGgcgagccagagcctaacccggcagacacagggcacaaggcaggactacaccccgGACAGGATGCCAGCccattgcagggcaccacacacacacacagggcaatttagagtgaccaatcaacctgaacgcatgtctttggactgtgggaggaaactggagtacccagagaaaacccacaatgtgaacacactggggagaacatgcaaactccacacagacagacccctgagaccggaatcgaacccaggaaCCTGGAGCTGCGAGccagcagtgctaaccaccacaccaccatgccGCCCTTCATCACTTCAGTGGAAAAGAaacatctttaaataaataataaaattgacaATAAAAACAGTCGAATATATAATTGTTAATACTTTCTAGAGTATCAAATACCTGTATAAATATACCTGAGAGATGTGTATTTCTTGATCTATTTTAGGTGACAGAATTTCGACCAGTAATACACCAGGAGGGTTACACCACAACCTACAGGtagagctttaaaaaataatgtacctTAAAGGGGAACCCAGGTTGGGTTAcgtgttcccatatgttgctacaacaggttttttttgacatcctgaccacttttttttttacactattaaattgcagtctacagTTCTTGGTTTTCAAGATGACTTCAAAATATACCCTTCAGAAAAACTTCAGAACTACACTTCCCATCACCTTCTCATCGTAGATACATGACCAGGAgtatgatgggaaatgtagttctgaaattCTGCTGAAGAAGACatttgaagccatcttggaaacagagcattgtagacaatgcaatttaatagtgtaaaaaaatgtgtccaggatgtaaaaataaataaataataaacaacatatTGGAACCTgtagcacacaaacacaaaacaacttgAGTTAAAcataagtgtgtgtggggggggggggtatccatATACTACAATtcgatttgttttattaattaatttttccaaatgaacatgtattgttGATTAAATTAATACTAAATTATAATATCTAAAATATAGGGTGTGGTGGTttgcactgctgcctcacagctccagggtcccgGGTTCGAATCAggtctcaggggtctgtctgtgtggagtttgcatgttctccctgtgtccacattgtgggttttctctgggtactccggtttcctcccacagtccaaagacttgctgttcaggttgattggtcactctgaattgccctctgtgtgtgtgtgtgtgagtgtgtggtgtgtgtgtgtgagagtgtgtgtgtgtgtgtgagagtgagtggtgtgtgtgtgtgtgtgagagtgagtggtgtgtgtgtgtgtgagagtgtgtggtgtgtgtgtgagagtgtgtggtgtgtgtgagagtgagtggtgtgtgtgtgtgtgagagtgagtggtgtgtgtgtgtgtgtgagagtgtgtggtgtgtgtgtgagagtgtgtggtgtgtgtgtgagagtgagtggtgtgtgtgtgtatgtgtgtgagagtgtgtggtgtgtgtgtgtgagagtgagtggtgtgtgtgtgtgtgagagtgtgtggtgtgtgtgagagtgagtggtgtgtgtgtgtgtgtgtgagagagtgtgtggtgagtgtgtggtgtgtgtgtgagagtgagtggtgtgtgtgtgtgtgagagtgagtggtgtgtgtgtgtttgtgtgtgagagtgagtggtgtgtgtgtgtgagagtgagtggtgtgtgtgtgtgtgagagtgtgtggtatgtgtgtgagagtgtgtggtgtgtgtgtgagagtgagtggtgtgtgtgtgtgtgtgagagtgagtggtgtgtgtgtgtgtgagagtgtgtgtgtgtgtgagagtgtgtggtgtgtgtgtgagagtgagtggtgtgtgtgtgtgagagtgagtggtgtgtgtgtgtgtgagagtgtgtggtgtgtgtgtgagagtgtgtggtgtgtgtgagagtgagtggtgtgtgtgtgtgtgagagtgagtggtgtgtgtgtgtgtgagagtgtgtggtgtgtgtgtgagagtgtgtggtgtgtgtgtgagagtgagtggtgtgtgtgtgtatgtgtgtgagagtgtgtggtgtgtgtgtgtgagagtgagtggtgtgtgtgtgtgtgagagtgtgtggtgtgtgtgagagtgagtggtgtgtgtgtgtgtgtgtgagagagtgtgtggtgtgtgtgtgagagtgtgtggtgtgtgtgtgagagtgagtggtgtgtgtgtgtgtgagagtgagtggtgtgtgtgtgtttgtgtgtgagagtgagtggtgtgtgtgtgtgagagtgagtggtgtgtgtgtgtgtgtgtgagagtgtgtggtatgtgtgtgagagtgtgtggtgtgtgtgtgagagtgagtggtgtgtgtgtgtgtgtgagagtgagtggtgtgtgtgtgtgtgtgagagtgtgtggtgtgtgtcagtgtgtgtgtgtgtgagagtgtgtggtgtgtgtgtgagagtgagtggtgtgtgtgtgtgtgtgagagtgtgtggtgtgtgtgtgagagtgtgtggtgtgtgtgagagtgagtggtgtttgtgtgtgtgtgtgagagagtgagtggtgtgtgtgtgtgtgtgtgagagtgagtggtgtgtgtgtgtgtgagtgtgtggtgtgtgtgagagtgagtggtgtgtgtgtgtgagagtgtgtggtgtgtgtgagagtgagtggtgtgtgtgtgtgtatgtgtgtgagggagagtgtgtgttgtgtgtgtgagagtgagtggtgtgtgtgtgtgtgtgagagtgtgtggtgtgtgtcagtgtgtgtgtgtgagagagagtgtgtggtgtgtgtgtgagagtgagtggtgtgtgtgtgtgtgtgtgtgagagtgtgtggtgtgtgtcagtgtgtgtgtgtgtgagagagagtgtgtggtgtgtgtgagagtgagtggtgtgtgtgtgtgtgtgtgagagtgtgtggtgtgtgtcagtgtgtgtgtgtgagagtgagtggtgtgtgtgtgtgtgtgagtgtgtggtgtgtgtcagtgtgtgtgtgtgagagagagagtgtgtggtgtgtgtgagagtgagtggtgtgtgtgtgtgtgtgagagtgtgtggtgtgtgtcagtgtgtgtgtgtgtgagagagagtgtgtggtgtgtgtgtgagagtgagtggtgtgtgtgtgtgtgtgtgagagtgtgtggtgtgtgtcagtgtgtgtgtgtgtgagagagagtgtgtggtgtgtgtgtgagagtgagtggtgtgtgtgtgtgtgtgagagtgtgtggtgTGTAACTTTACATAAAatgtcactgcacctgctctgaaacagagtttgtcattgtTCAATCACACACAGTGAATTGTATCCAAACATAAGTGATAGGTTTCTTTAGATGCTcagtatataaaaataagtcTTAACAAAGTTAGTGGGTTGCTAAGAATTCAGAACGTTTCTGAAACAACTTCACAAAtgggtttgtctgtctgtgtggagtttgcatgttctccccagtgtgttcacattgtgggttttctctgggtactccggtttcctcccacagtccaaagacatgctgttcaggttgattggtcactctaaattgccctctgtgtgtgtgtgtgtgtgtgtgagtgtgtgagagagagagtgtgtgtgtgtgtgtgtgtgtgtgtgtgtgtgtgtgagtgtgtgagagagagtgtgtgtgtgtgtgtgtgtgtgtgtgtgtgtgagagagagtgtgtgtgtgtgtgtgtgtgtgtgtgtgagtgtgtgagagagagtgtgtgtgtgtgtgtgtgtgtgtgtgagtgtgtgtgagagagagagtgtgtgtgtgtgtgtgtgtgtgtgtgtgtgtgtgtgtgtgtgtgtgagtgtgtgagagagagtgtgtgtgtgtgtgtgtgtgtgtgtgtgagtgtgtgagagagagagtgtgtgtgtgtgtgtgtgtgtgtgtgtgtgtgtgtgagtgtgtgagagagagtgtgtgtgtgtgtgtgtggtgccctgcgatggactggcatcccatccAAGGTGTAGTCCCACCTTGCACCCTGTacctgccgggttaggctccggctcaccgcaatactctaaaggattaagcggttatgataatggatggatggataatgttttttttttttttttaatcaaaccatgtgaattacatttcatttagaactctgtaatttttttttttttcagaattagaGTTGGTGGTGGCACACAAGAAAAATGACAATATTGAAGTTATTAAACCCATCAAAGTGACGAAAACTCACATCAAAATAAAGGTCAAAGAAATGTCTCTCTTTGGTCTGTTAAGAAGAAAGAAGAAATCTAAAATCAGAGCGCTGGTTCTTCTGTTTCTCAGCAAACTTGTGACAAGAAAAGCGTTAGATGTGCACTTGCTCCCCTCAAACGTTGTTCTGGATGAAGTAAGTAGGTTTAGAGATTAATtctagacacacacactgatatataaaaaaatatatatattggcatGTTATCAATAGGGTGGCatggtggcatagtggttagcgctgctgcctcacagcgccagggttcGAATCTGGCCTatcgggtctgtctgtgtggagtttgcatgttctccccaatgtgttcacattgtgggttttctctgggtactccggtttcctcccacagtcctaagacatgctgttcaggttgattggtcactctaaattgccctgagtgtgtgtgtgccctgcgatggactggcgtcccgtccagggtgtagtcctgccttgcattgccctgtATCTGCAGGGTTAGGCTttggctcaccgcaaccctctataggaataagtggttaatgataatggatggatggatgttataaataaaatatatttttttattgaactttGATTCCATCTGCACTGTATTGGACGTTGGGATTGGTTTACATACACTTTGGAGTCGTGCCAAATATCGTGCTTTAAGTGTTAAATTTAAGGTGGTACTGCTGAATTACAATAGCTGCGTTACATCGACAAGTCCTTACCAGTTTTGACCTGATGAGCTTGCTGTCCATTGTCAGGACCATGTTGGTATCCACGCTCTACGGTTGTCATGTGAAGTCCTCAAATAACAGCAATATAGAGCAACCTTCACAACGCTCCAGCATAGAACGACATTTAAAGATCGCTCTTTTATTTCCGTGGTCGATCAATTGCTGGTATACGAGGAATTCGCATGATAACCGTAGAGTGTGGACAGCAAGCCCATCAGGTCAAAACTGGTAAGGACTTGTCTATGTAACGCAGCTATTGTAATTCAGCAGTACCATCTTAAATTTTACACTTAAAGCACGATATCTGGCACGACTCCAGCGTGCATGTAAAAAGGGCCAATGTCAACTACAGTACATTACTTATCATTAATATTTAATCTAGTTAAAATGCACTAAAAACTACACAGGCACTTCCTATAATGTTGATAAACTATATTCAATAAGAATGATatcaaataataatttataactaCATTATTATAACCTTTGCGTTTTTGAATTccataaaatgacaaaaaaaaaacaattttatccAAAAAGGAAATGGAACTTGTGCTCATAgggaaatgaaaaatgtgacatcatGAAAGACTGGAAAGCCGAGGATGTCCTCAATAGAGTACAACAGGAATTAACTGTGTAGGATTAAACACTTCttaaaaatactataaaaaaaaccaATATCCACTACAGAGGATAAAGCCAATGGGCTGGGTCTCAGGAGGATAGAACTAAATTGGGGATGTGTTAAAGGGGACGCCAGTAGTTGAAAAGTATGAAAAGCAAAAGATAAACTATGCCACAGAAAAATAACCTGTTTGGTTATTGTATAGTCATTTTACGCTCCAAAACACTGCCGAAATCACTGGTTCTGGAACATCCCTTTTGACCAAGGCAAGATACCTTCTGTATGTATCCTGTGAGGAGAGGCACATGTGCAGTGAAGCGTCAGATTTGCTTTGAAATTTCCGTATGGAAACAAGTCTCCACATTGCTTGTGggatcttacaaaaaaaaaagatgcagtaAAATTGTTCAAAATTTCCAAAGAATAAAATCCAGGGGCAGCATTTGCCATGTTATCTTTTATTTCTTATGTAACTACCGCTGTCCCCtcaacccaatctgtagtattttgtacttcatGTGATTTGCTCCATTTGCTGTTGTATATTACCCAGATGTAAATATCCCCACTGTTATTTCCTCTATTGAACTGCCCGATATtgaattgtactgtgttttgtacttaaaagtcattgtattttctaTCTTCCTCttaaattgtattgtgattcttgatatatatatatatatatatatatatatatatatacatattattattattatttatttcttagcagacgcccttatccagggcaacttacaatcgtaagcaaatacatttcaagtgttacaatacaagtaatacaataagagcaagaaatacaataacttttgttcaagcaaagtacaagtgtgacaaaccacaattcaataatacagcagataatagtgatagtgacatcaggatatgattaaatagtgatagttaaatcaggatatgattaaatacaaagtactacaggttaaacacttggcagattacagtattctgaagtacaggattaaatgcagtaaaatagggggcagataagagcaaaataaagcacatttacatgaagggtgatagtgtcccaggatacaaacagaggagttctacaggtgctgtttgaagaggtgagtcttaaggaggcgcc is part of the Acipenser ruthenus chromosome 39, fAciRut3.2 maternal haplotype, whole genome shotgun sequence genome and harbors:
- the LOC131707241 gene encoding uncharacterized protein LOC131707241 codes for the protein MAATTGLCRHTVIRFTWGDEKEVSLTRLDFSQQIIQKLLEVKPEELNCLIKGWLENQEGKAPGRALEAWKDGSQSKWYLEEGGSKSGGVEYEWELCNLWIALDIGISSEHRFLPGRHSSSSTVVNTIKTAAIFSGLCWRERSSTAALPWSSLQRDSGRDITGSDITAAVPWSSLQRDSGRDITGSDITGSDITAALPWGALQRDSGRDITGSDITAALPWSSLQRDSGRDITGSDITAALPLSSLQRDSGSDITGSDITAALPWASLQRDSMTSQDVTS